A section of the Marinimicrobium koreense genome encodes:
- the pdxA gene encoding 4-hydroxythreonine-4-phosphate dehydrogenase PdxA, whose translation MTEARNPLRLALTPGEPAGIGPDLAVQLAQTERADEIVVIADPALLQDRARQLGLPLTVREFNPADVAQPQRPGELTVAPVPLRAPCEPGVLNPANSAYVLQTLDFAIAGCQAETFQGLITGPVHKGVINEAGIPFSGHTEYLADKTGTPRVVMMLATEGLRVALATTHLPLRDVADALNETLLTEVLDILHGDLQRDFGIAEPRILVCGLNPHAGEGGHLGREEIDLIEPVLEKQRAKGQTLIGPLPADTLFTPKHLEQADAVLAMYHDQGLPVLKYKGFGQAVNVTLGLPIIRTSVDHGTALDLAGTGRIDSGSLQTALDYARTMAAARFGGRS comes from the coding sequence GTGACCGAGGCTCGTAACCCTTTACGCCTGGCGCTGACGCCGGGCGAACCGGCCGGGATCGGGCCGGATCTGGCGGTCCAGTTGGCCCAGACCGAACGCGCCGATGAAATTGTGGTGATCGCGGACCCGGCACTGTTGCAGGACCGGGCCCGGCAACTGGGACTGCCTCTGACTGTCCGTGAATTCAATCCCGCCGATGTGGCGCAACCCCAGAGACCAGGGGAGCTGACCGTCGCTCCTGTGCCCCTGCGCGCGCCTTGTGAGCCCGGCGTACTGAACCCGGCCAACAGCGCCTATGTGTTGCAGACCCTGGACTTTGCCATCGCCGGCTGTCAGGCGGAGACGTTTCAGGGACTGATTACCGGCCCGGTGCACAAAGGGGTGATCAATGAAGCGGGTATTCCGTTCAGCGGTCACACCGAATACCTGGCGGACAAAACCGGTACTCCCCGGGTGGTGATGATGCTCGCCACCGAAGGGCTGCGAGTGGCGCTGGCGACCACACACCTGCCCCTGCGCGATGTTGCCGATGCCCTGAACGAAACGCTGCTTACGGAAGTGCTGGATATCCTGCATGGCGATCTGCAGCGGGATTTCGGTATCGCCGAGCCGCGCATTCTGGTGTGTGGCCTGAATCCCCATGCCGGCGAGGGCGGACACCTCGGGCGGGAAGAAATCGATCTGATCGAACCCGTACTGGAGAAGCAGCGGGCCAAAGGTCAGACACTGATCGGCCCGCTACCCGCCGATACCCTGTTTACGCCCAAGCACCTGGAGCAGGCCGATGCGGTATTGGCCATGTATCACGATCAGGGGCTGCCGGTATTGAAGTACAAAGGCTTTGGTCAGGCGGTGAACGTCACTCTGGGGCTGCCCATCATTCGTACCTCCGTGGACCACGGCACGGCGCTTGATCTCGCGGGCACGGGCCGAATCGATTCCGGGAGTCTGCAGACCGCGCTGGATTACGCGCGCACCATGGCGGCGGCCCGCTTCGGAGGTCGCTCATGA
- a CDS encoding peptidylprolyl isomerase yields MQANRITQRLIPAVLALLLASPLALAETEMLDRVVAIVGEDVVLESELEERLASIKARIQQSDSNQNLPPDSVLRDQILDQLILERLQMEMGRRFGIEVSDQQLDQTIARIMQTNNLTEAQLRADLESQGQTLEGFRDQIRREMWVNQIQQAVVNSRIDVNQQDIESFLASTDGKFATSPNYRLGHILLSVPSSASDEEASEVQEEAERIRQELVDGADFEQMAITHSNDANALQGGEIGWRKLEQLPELFADVVAGLEEGDVSEPVRSGAGFHILKVHETRSNTGNSMVEQTKARHILIKTSEIVDDAAAEQKLTELRERVLNGESFADLAREHSEDIGSMLQGGDLGWTMPGQMVPAFDQTMNETDVGEVSEPFKSQFGWHILTVEDRREQDMSEQMIRNQAANMLRERRFDEELQTWLAEIREEIYVEEKL; encoded by the coding sequence ATGCAAGCAAACCGGATTACCCAACGTCTGATTCCCGCTGTTCTGGCGTTGTTGCTGGCCAGCCCTCTGGCGCTGGCAGAAACCGAAATGCTCGACCGCGTAGTGGCCATCGTCGGAGAAGACGTGGTGCTCGAAAGCGAGCTGGAAGAGCGGCTGGCGTCCATCAAGGCGCGTATTCAGCAATCGGACAGCAATCAGAATCTGCCCCCGGACAGCGTATTGCGGGACCAGATTCTGGACCAGTTGATTCTCGAGCGTCTGCAGATGGAAATGGGGCGCCGGTTCGGCATTGAAGTGTCCGATCAGCAACTGGATCAGACCATCGCGCGCATCATGCAGACCAACAACCTGACTGAAGCGCAGCTGCGCGCCGACCTGGAAAGCCAGGGGCAGACGCTGGAGGGCTTCCGGGACCAGATTCGCCGGGAGATGTGGGTCAACCAGATCCAGCAGGCGGTGGTGAACAGTCGGATCGACGTCAACCAACAGGATATTGAAAGCTTCCTGGCCTCCACCGATGGCAAGTTTGCCACCTCCCCGAATTACCGCCTGGGTCATATCCTGCTCTCGGTGCCCAGCAGTGCCAGTGACGAAGAGGCCTCTGAGGTGCAGGAAGAGGCGGAGCGCATCCGTCAGGAACTGGTGGACGGCGCCGACTTTGAACAGATGGCCATCACCCACTCCAACGACGCCAACGCCCTGCAGGGCGGTGAAATTGGCTGGCGCAAACTGGAGCAACTGCCGGAGCTGTTTGCCGATGTGGTCGCGGGACTGGAAGAGGGCGATGTGTCCGAGCCGGTGCGCAGTGGTGCTGGCTTCCATATCCTGAAAGTACATGAGACCCGCAGCAACACCGGCAACAGCATGGTGGAGCAGACCAAGGCCCGACACATTCTGATCAAGACCTCGGAAATTGTCGACGATGCCGCTGCCGAGCAGAAACTCACCGAGTTGCGCGAGCGGGTGCTCAACGGTGAGAGCTTTGCCGACCTGGCCCGGGAGCACTCCGAGGACATCGGCTCCATGCTCCAGGGCGGCGATCTGGGCTGGACCATGCCCGGCCAGATGGTTCCCGCCTTTGATCAGACCATGAACGAGACCGATGTGGGTGAGGTCAGTGAACCTTTCAAGAGCCAGTTTGGCTGGCACATCCTGACGGTCGAAGATCGCCGCGAGCAGGACATGAGTGAACAGATGATCCGCAATCAGGCCGCAAACATGCTGCGCGAGCGTCGCTTCGACGAAGAGCTGCAGACCTGGCTGGCGGAAATCCGGGAAGAGATTTACGTGGAAGAGAAGTTGTGA
- a CDS encoding LPS-assembly protein LptD, whose amino-acid sequence MDSVYSLFRSAGSEVGRRWLCCLVLAASPQVLAQAGADGARETEERDAEASDLDWVPAEALTEAQKATLPTGCCGVYMAPARDDADAQVPPNEAATRLSADRSESRGQTHHTLEGDVRVSQGTRSLRADRAEVDQTTRDAQVSGDIQIREPGVLLRSESARMNLDSGDAELDDARFVLYESRVRGKADRLTKLGDHFIGLEDSALTTCEPGSDAWSLKGQAINIYPERHYGTAKHARMEVFNVPVFYAPYLRFPIDDHRQTGFLFPSLGESRRNGFEASIPFYWNIAPNLDATITPEYMSKRGTLWGLETRHLSRHFETRVSGGFLDEDENPYSGAQRDVSDEEGDDLNPYFGESRWQYQILQQGGAGQRWSTEIDYTAISDNDYLRDLNSSGLDVNRTAQVAKRARAAYQGDHWLLGIKGEELRALSTAKWPHRELPRINADGRYQWGNWVLGLNNEYTYFDVNSTFENDNPEFIDNLLVGERFRTDYSLTWDKDWVWGFFKPSAIVKSLSYQLDEDRLAEGAEPDPSLVVPQGTLDMGLYFERDGQLFGKGFLQTLEPRLFYFYSDFEDHSDLFGVSRNNRPVLFDAKPLTFQYNQLYRTSRFAGGDRIEDANQLSVGLTSRFIDPLTGVEQMSLSVGQILYFSDRRVGLNTPDLEYDPEENPDAERPEETYERSELAGQFTARVGDRLNVNANVAYNEFESRLGSANASIRYMDQADRIMHLGYRYTHRPPSPGLEDPTAVQERALDQVDFAFHLPVAAQWSLVGRANYDFTYEKELDTFVGLEYNDCCYRVRLLARRWLDFDYTPNFLERVDADDYDQSIIFDFQFKGLGSINRKVNDLLEKAIPGYGVRDGSIR is encoded by the coding sequence ATGGATTCAGTCTATTCGCTTTTTCGCTCAGCAGGGTCCGAGGTGGGCCGTCGCTGGCTTTGCTGTCTGGTGCTGGCGGCCAGTCCTCAGGTGCTTGCCCAGGCGGGTGCTGACGGAGCCCGGGAGACCGAAGAGCGTGACGCAGAGGCCAGCGATCTTGACTGGGTGCCCGCCGAGGCGTTGACCGAGGCCCAGAAAGCGACCCTGCCCACCGGCTGCTGTGGGGTCTATATGGCGCCTGCGCGCGACGATGCGGACGCCCAGGTACCGCCGAATGAGGCGGCCACCCGACTGAGCGCGGATCGCTCCGAATCCCGCGGGCAGACCCACCACACCCTGGAGGGTGATGTCAGGGTAAGCCAGGGAACCCGCAGCCTGCGGGCGGATCGGGCGGAAGTGGACCAGACCACCCGCGATGCCCAGGTGTCCGGGGATATCCAGATCCGGGAGCCGGGTGTTCTGCTGCGCAGCGAGTCGGCCCGGATGAACCTCGACAGCGGTGATGCCGAGCTCGACGACGCCCGCTTTGTGCTCTACGAAAGTCGGGTGCGGGGGAAAGCCGATCGGCTGACCAAACTGGGCGATCATTTTATCGGTCTGGAAGACAGCGCTCTGACCACCTGTGAGCCGGGCAGCGATGCCTGGAGCCTGAAAGGGCAGGCGATCAACATTTATCCCGAGCGCCACTATGGCACGGCCAAGCACGCCCGCATGGAAGTGTTCAATGTGCCGGTGTTCTACGCCCCCTACCTGCGCTTTCCGATCGACGATCACCGTCAGACCGGGTTTCTGTTCCCTTCACTGGGGGAGAGCCGGCGCAACGGGTTCGAGGCCTCGATTCCGTTTTACTGGAATATTGCCCCGAACCTGGATGCGACCATTACGCCGGAGTACATGTCCAAGCGCGGAACGCTCTGGGGGCTGGAAACCCGACATCTGTCCCGGCACTTTGAAACCCGGGTGAGCGGCGGTTTTCTGGACGAAGACGAGAACCCCTACAGCGGGGCGCAGCGGGATGTGAGCGATGAAGAGGGCGATGACCTCAACCCCTACTTCGGCGAGTCGCGCTGGCAGTATCAGATACTGCAGCAGGGCGGTGCGGGGCAGCGCTGGAGTACGGAAATCGACTACACCGCAATCAGCGACAACGACTACCTGCGCGACCTGAACAGCAGTGGCCTGGACGTGAACCGGACCGCCCAGGTGGCCAAGCGGGCCCGGGCCGCCTACCAGGGGGATCACTGGTTGCTGGGCATCAAGGGCGAGGAGCTGCGCGCGCTGAGCACCGCCAAATGGCCGCACCGGGAACTGCCCCGGATCAATGCCGACGGTCGCTACCAGTGGGGCAACTGGGTTCTGGGGCTGAACAATGAGTACACCTACTTTGACGTGAACAGCACCTTCGAGAATGATAACCCGGAGTTCATCGATAACCTGCTGGTGGGTGAGCGGTTCCGCACCGATTACAGCCTGACCTGGGACAAGGACTGGGTGTGGGGCTTTTTCAAGCCGAGCGCGATTGTCAAAAGTCTGAGCTATCAACTGGACGAAGATCGATTGGCGGAAGGGGCTGAGCCCGACCCCAGTCTGGTGGTACCCCAGGGTACACTCGATATGGGGCTGTACTTCGAGCGGGATGGCCAGCTGTTCGGCAAGGGGTTCCTGCAGACGCTCGAGCCCCGGCTGTTCTATTTTTACAGTGACTTTGAAGATCACAGCGACCTGTTCGGCGTGAGCCGGAACAATCGTCCGGTGCTGTTTGATGCCAAGCCGCTGACTTTCCAGTACAACCAGCTGTATCGTACCTCCCGCTTTGCCGGCGGGGACCGGATTGAGGACGCCAATCAGCTTTCGGTGGGTCTGACCAGCCGATTTATCGACCCTCTGACCGGGGTGGAACAGATGAGTCTCAGCGTGGGGCAGATTCTGTACTTTTCCGACCGCCGGGTCGGTCTGAACACCCCGGACCTTGAGTATGACCCCGAGGAGAATCCGGACGCGGAGCGCCCCGAAGAGACCTACGAGCGCTCCGAGCTGGCCGGTCAGTTCACCGCCCGGGTGGGCGACCGGCTCAACGTCAACGCCAATGTGGCCTATAACGAGTTTGAAAGCCGTCTGGGCAGCGCCAACGCCAGTATCCGCTACATGGACCAGGCTGACCGGATCATGCATCTGGGCTACCGCTACACCCACCGGCCGCCCTCTCCGGGCCTGGAAGACCCGACCGCGGTGCAGGAGCGGGCCCTGGACCAGGTGGATTTTGCCTTCCACCTGCCTGTGGCGGCGCAGTGGAGCCTGGTCGGGCGCGCCAATTATGACTTTACCTATGAAAAGGAACTCGATACCTTCGTCGGACTCGAATACAACGACTGCTGTTACCGGGTCCGGCTGCTGGCCCGGCGCTGGCTGGACTTCGACTACACGCCGAACTTTCTGGAGCGGGTAGACGCTGACGATTACGACCAGAGCATCATTTTTGATTTTCAATTCAAGGGTCTGGGCAGCATCAACCGCAAGGTCAATGATCTGCTTGAGAAAGCCATTCCGGGCTACGGCGTCCGGGACGGTTCGATCCGCTAA
- a CDS encoding aminoglycoside phosphotransferase family protein, translating into MTDPLAARQDQLEHWARAQLAELHAHSSPELLQFTPLNGDAGFRRYYRLNTEPSLLAVDAPPPQENAGRFAELSQHLLNHHIAVPKVASVDPENGFLLLEDFGDRLLHRALRQQPESATALYGEALMQLLALQQTPGSEHFPPYDQAFLRRELNLFIEWFLEGMLGLELSSEEQSLLDDVFDRLEQSALEQPQVAVHRDYHSRNLLIRPDGCMSIVDFQDAVWGPITYDLVSLLRDCYIRWPADQIRQWALGYGNMACGIGLLEDVTESQFLQWFDWMGLQRHLKVLGIFSRLALRDDKPQYLKHLPLVIRYVLEVASHYPELADFRYWFEHKVLPKAQSQSWYEDYRLAGETTP; encoded by the coding sequence ATGACCGACCCGCTCGCGGCTCGACAGGACCAACTGGAACACTGGGCCAGAGCCCAATTGGCCGAGCTGCACGCCCACAGCTCACCGGAATTGCTGCAGTTCACGCCCCTGAACGGTGATGCGGGCTTTCGCCGCTACTACCGCCTGAACACCGAGCCCTCGCTGCTGGCCGTCGACGCACCGCCTCCGCAGGAGAACGCTGGCCGCTTTGCCGAGCTGTCCCAGCACCTGCTCAACCACCACATCGCGGTTCCCAAGGTCGCCTCGGTAGACCCCGAAAACGGCTTTTTGTTGCTGGAAGATTTTGGCGACCGACTGCTGCACCGCGCCCTGCGCCAGCAGCCCGAGTCCGCCACCGCCCTGTACGGCGAGGCGCTGATGCAACTGCTCGCGTTGCAGCAGACTCCCGGCAGTGAGCATTTCCCGCCCTACGACCAGGCCTTCCTGCGCCGGGAACTCAATCTGTTTATCGAGTGGTTCCTCGAGGGCATGCTGGGGCTGGAATTGTCCTCCGAAGAGCAATCATTGCTGGACGATGTCTTTGACCGCCTGGAGCAGAGCGCTCTGGAGCAGCCCCAGGTGGCGGTACACCGGGACTACCACTCCCGAAATCTGCTGATCCGGCCCGACGGCTGTATGAGCATCGTGGACTTTCAGGATGCGGTCTGGGGCCCGATCACCTATGACCTGGTGTCCCTGCTGCGCGACTGTTACATCCGCTGGCCCGCCGATCAGATCCGCCAGTGGGCCCTGGGCTACGGCAATATGGCCTGCGGCATCGGGTTGCTGGAGGACGTCACGGAAAGCCAGTTCCTGCAGTGGTTCGACTGGATGGGGCTGCAGCGACATCTCAAAGTGCTGGGCATTTTCTCCCGCCTCGCCCTGCGCGACGACAAGCCCCAGTATCTGAAACACCTGCCCCTGGTCATTCGCTATGTGCTCGAAGTGGCCAGCCACTACCCCGAACTGGCCGATTTCCGCTATTGGTTTGAACACAAGGTGCTGCCCAAGGCCCAGAGCCAGTCGTGGTACGAGGACTATCGGCTGGCGGGCGAGACCACCCCGTGA
- the murU gene encoding N-acetylmuramate alpha-1-phosphate uridylyltransferase MurU, protein MILAAGLGKRMRPLTDHTPKPLLAVGGKPLLQYHLEALAQAGVREVIINTAYLAEKIEQFAGDGNRFGLAIHYSREPEPLETGGAIYRALPLLGEAPFLLINGDVWTDFPLPTLTEPTLPDSALGRLLLVPNPTFHPRGDFSLSASRVGLATDAERYTFTGVSLLRPALVARYPERRSVFPLLEALRPAIEAGQLEGRVHHGQWSDVGTPERLSQLEQQLQSTTG, encoded by the coding sequence ATGATCCTCGCTGCCGGGCTGGGCAAGCGCATGCGCCCGCTCACCGACCACACCCCCAAGCCCCTGCTGGCGGTGGGCGGCAAGCCACTGCTGCAGTACCACCTGGAGGCACTGGCACAAGCCGGCGTACGCGAGGTCATCATCAACACCGCCTACCTGGCCGAAAAAATCGAGCAGTTTGCCGGAGACGGCAACCGTTTTGGCCTGGCGATACACTATTCGCGCGAACCCGAGCCCCTGGAAACCGGCGGCGCCATCTACCGGGCCCTGCCCTTGCTGGGTGAGGCGCCCTTCCTGCTGATCAATGGCGATGTCTGGACCGACTTCCCGCTACCGACACTGACCGAGCCCACCCTGCCCGACTCCGCTCTGGGCCGGCTGCTGCTGGTCCCAAACCCGACATTTCACCCCCGAGGCGACTTCAGCCTGTCCGCCTCGCGGGTTGGCCTGGCGACAGACGCCGAGCGCTATACCTTTACCGGGGTCAGCCTTCTGCGCCCGGCGCTGGTGGCCCGCTACCCCGAGCGCCGGTCGGTGTTTCCGCTATTGGAAGCCCTGCGCCCCGCCATCGAGGCCGGACAACTGGAAGGTCGGGTGCACCACGGCCAATGGAGTGATGTGGGTACGCCCGAGCGCCTCTCCCAATTGGAGCAACAGCTGCAATCCACCACGGGGTAA
- a CDS encoding glycerophosphodiester phosphodiesterase has translation MLCIAHRGGPGPENSLEAIRRSLAMGAPAIEIDVWQLHDELWVTHDRRLGREIAGYQVLSDLSRDHLEALRLSNGEHLPRLSQVLELVGERALLNIELKGPDCVDALVRILTAHRQSSGQSPKSWIVSSFDHCQLAQLQQRLPEVRRGLLLYGVPLDLAQSADRIDAYSVHLSQDFMPEVLIEDIRQRGRKVWIYTANHPKDWRRLMDAGVDGIFTDHPDGLMRYLAEN, from the coding sequence ATGCTATGTATCGCACACCGGGGTGGGCCCGGGCCGGAAAACAGCCTGGAGGCCATCCGTCGCAGCCTGGCCATGGGCGCACCGGCGATTGAAATTGATGTGTGGCAGCTGCACGACGAGCTGTGGGTCACCCACGACCGCCGCCTGGGGCGTGAGATTGCCGGCTATCAGGTCCTGTCCGATCTGTCTCGGGATCACCTCGAAGCCCTGCGCCTGAGCAACGGGGAGCACCTGCCCCGGCTCAGCCAGGTACTGGAGTTGGTTGGTGAGCGCGCCCTGCTCAATATCGAACTGAAAGGCCCGGACTGCGTCGACGCCCTGGTACGCATTCTGACCGCTCACCGACAGAGCTCCGGGCAGAGCCCCAAATCCTGGATCGTCTCCAGCTTCGATCATTGCCAGTTGGCCCAGCTACAACAACGCCTGCCCGAGGTCCGGCGCGGACTGCTGCTCTACGGCGTACCGCTGGATCTGGCGCAGAGCGCGGATCGGATTGATGCGTACAGCGTGCACCTCAGTCAGGACTTCATGCCCGAAGTGCTGATCGAGGACATTCGACAGCGCGGCAGGAAAGTGTGGATCTACACCGCCAACCACCCGAAAGATTGGCGCCGCCTGATGGACGCCGGGGTAGACGGCATCTTCACCGACCACCCCGATGGCCTGATGCGTTATCTGGCCGAGAACTGA
- a CDS encoding TonB-dependent receptor has product MQRTLPTQFITSSLTHGASPFRARRIALALTAGLLTGAGSSVFAATSQSVIEEVLVTAQKREQSMQDVSVAVTAFSGAAIEKMGFEEGLDITQQVPNMNFFAIFGEASSPSISLRGISLVNFSDSWESPVALYVDDVYRGNPAGSAIQLFDLERVEVLRGPQGTLYGRNTTGGLVHYVSKRPTETFESSASVSYGRYAEVIAEGMMSGQLADGLMGRAAIKRTHNDGWQVNAVDGQKLNDTNSFGYRLQLLRDYGDDGQWLLNVHGSQADQQSVGFAHMGYLESADESAATCSIARIQSGLCTSATFDMTGREAAGGIFDPGQVASSSPGGLTTDIKTFGSSLTVELPVTEGVTFTSVSALETLDKFMQDDGDGTPVVFFDEQYSVDAEQLTQEFRLNGRSARTKWVTGLYYYDDHRDLLTEAPTTESARTDDWYEFFHREDVSLDSQSWAVFGQYEYDFTSQLTGIAGVRYTEEKRQFRQDAGPSFYEEIDVRDSLEEDSVTGKLGLDWRPNPDTLIYGSVSTGFKSGGFSGSYNASLEATRPVEAEDITNLELGYKNTMAGGRVRLNASVFTYEVEGYQAQVFLTVADGSVITNAGDVTGTGAEVELNAQVTDNFEVIAGLGWLDTEFDSEQIFIVAGDEYTFDGNELPSAPNLTYNLVARYYQGLGDRGELTYQVDYSWQDDHFLQIENDPYSKQSAYGLVNAKLSWMSPEGTWTVAAFVTNLTDEEYFTYQNTLGSDWGYGVWGKPRMGGVRVGWKF; this is encoded by the coding sequence ATGCAGCGAACGTTACCCACCCAATTCATTACGTCCAGTCTCACCCACGGCGCTTCGCCGTTTCGCGCTCGCCGCATCGCTTTGGCTCTGACGGCCGGGCTGTTGACGGGGGCCGGTTCGTCGGTCTTTGCCGCCACCTCTCAGTCGGTGATTGAAGAGGTGCTGGTGACCGCCCAGAAACGCGAGCAGTCGATGCAGGATGTCTCCGTCGCCGTCACCGCTTTTTCCGGGGCGGCCATCGAAAAGATGGGCTTTGAAGAAGGCCTGGATATCACCCAGCAAGTACCCAATATGAATTTCTTCGCCATCTTTGGCGAAGCGTCCAGCCCGTCGATCAGTCTGCGCGGTATCAGCCTGGTGAATTTTTCCGACTCCTGGGAATCGCCGGTCGCACTCTATGTGGATGACGTTTATCGGGGCAATCCCGCCGGTTCGGCGATTCAGCTGTTTGACCTTGAACGGGTGGAAGTCTTGCGTGGCCCCCAGGGCACCCTGTACGGACGCAACACCACCGGTGGCCTGGTTCACTACGTGTCCAAAAGGCCCACGGAAACCTTTGAGTCCTCGGCCAGTGTAAGTTACGGACGCTACGCTGAAGTGATTGCCGAAGGCATGATGTCGGGACAGCTGGCAGATGGTTTGATGGGGCGGGCCGCCATCAAGCGCACTCACAATGACGGCTGGCAGGTCAATGCGGTGGATGGCCAGAAGCTGAACGACACCAACAGTTTCGGTTACCGCCTGCAATTGTTGCGCGACTACGGTGACGATGGTCAGTGGTTGCTGAACGTTCATGGCAGTCAGGCCGACCAGCAATCCGTGGGCTTTGCCCACATGGGCTATCTGGAATCGGCGGATGAGTCGGCGGCGACCTGTAGCATCGCTCGGATTCAGTCGGGGCTGTGCACCAGCGCCACTTTTGACATGACCGGGCGCGAAGCGGCTGGCGGTATTTTCGATCCCGGCCAAGTGGCTTCGAGTTCGCCGGGTGGCCTGACCACGGACATCAAAACCTTTGGCTCATCATTGACCGTGGAGTTGCCGGTCACCGAGGGTGTGACTTTCACTTCGGTCAGTGCGCTGGAAACCCTGGACAAGTTTATGCAGGACGATGGCGATGGCACGCCGGTGGTGTTTTTTGATGAGCAGTATTCGGTGGACGCTGAGCAGCTTACTCAGGAGTTCCGTCTGAATGGCCGAAGCGCCCGAACCAAGTGGGTCACCGGGCTGTATTACTACGATGATCACCGCGATCTGCTGACCGAGGCGCCCACCACCGAAAGCGCCCGAACGGATGACTGGTATGAATTTTTCCATCGCGAGGATGTGTCACTGGACAGCCAGTCCTGGGCGGTATTCGGTCAGTATGAGTATGACTTTACCTCGCAACTCACCGGTATCGCCGGGGTGCGCTATACCGAAGAAAAGCGTCAGTTCCGTCAGGATGCGGGCCCGAGTTTCTATGAGGAGATCGATGTTCGGGACAGCCTGGAAGAGGACTCGGTAACCGGCAAGCTGGGTCTGGATTGGCGCCCGAACCCGGATACCCTGATTTACGGCAGCGTGTCCACCGGCTTCAAGAGCGGCGGCTTTTCGGGCAGCTACAACGCCTCCCTGGAAGCGACCCGGCCGGTGGAAGCGGAAGACATTACCAACCTGGAACTGGGTTACAAAAATACCATGGCCGGTGGCCGCGTGCGGCTCAATGCCTCGGTGTTCACCTATGAGGTGGAAGGTTATCAGGCTCAGGTGTTCTTGACGGTAGCCGATGGCAGTGTGATTACCAATGCGGGCGATGTGACCGGCACTGGTGCCGAGGTCGAGCTGAATGCGCAGGTTACCGACAACTTTGAAGTGATCGCCGGGTTGGGTTGGCTCGATACCGAGTTTGATTCCGAGCAGATCTTCATCGTGGCCGGGGATGAGTACACCTTCGATGGCAACGAACTCCCCTCGGCTCCCAATCTGACCTATAACCTGGTGGCCCGTTACTACCAGGGTCTGGGGGATCGCGGCGAGCTGACCTATCAGGTGGATTACAGTTGGCAGGACGACCATTTCCTGCAGATTGAAAATGATCCCTATTCGAAACAGTCGGCCTACGGACTGGTCAACGCCAAGCTGAGCTGGATGTCCCCCGAGGGCACCTGGACGGTGGCGGCCTTTGTGACCAACCTGACCGATGAAGAGTACTTCACCTATCAGAACACCCTGGGTTCCGATTGGGGTTACGGTGTCTGGGGTAAGCCGCGTATGGGCGGCGTGCGTGTGGGGTGGAAGTTCTGA
- a CDS encoding TorF family putative porin has translation MNMKQKFLAGAVAASAMASAALAPVAHAEVSASVGAANMYYWRGLDLGNGDPAVWGDINVSSNGFYGGMWASSGDAALGTEYDLYAGYGSSVGDFSFDVSLWSYSYPTNTDPTAPTEPGDLVEAVIGLGYGPVSLTHYADVEGNEDYSYTTLGVAFGDYSVTYGSHDGTGALDGYAHVDLGYAYNENLSFTLGLVADDVDGLNPDSPKFVVGFSIPIE, from the coding sequence ATGAACATGAAGCAAAAATTCCTGGCTGGTGCCGTCGCCGCGTCTGCAATGGCCTCCGCCGCTCTGGCTCCTGTGGCTCACGCCGAAGTTTCCGCCTCGGTGGGTGCTGCCAACATGTACTACTGGCGTGGTCTGGATCTGGGTAATGGTGATCCGGCTGTCTGGGGTGATATCAACGTCAGCAGCAACGGTTTCTATGGTGGTATGTGGGCTTCTTCCGGTGATGCTGCCCTCGGTACCGAATATGATCTTTACGCCGGTTACGGTAGCTCGGTCGGGGACTTCTCCTTCGATGTGAGCCTGTGGTCCTATTCGTATCCGACGAATACAGATCCCACGGCCCCTACCGAGCCGGGCGATCTGGTGGAAGCGGTCATCGGCCTGGGATACGGACCGGTCTCCCTGACTCACTATGCTGACGTAGAAGGTAACGAGGACTACTCTTACACCACACTGGGTGTGGCGTTTGGAGACTACTCTGTAACTTACGGCTCGCATGATGGCACTGGCGCTCTGGACGGATACGCTCACGTCGATCTTGGCTATGCCTACAATGAAAACCTGAGTTTCACTTTGGGTCTGGTTGCCGATGACGTTGACGGCCTGAACCCGGATAGCCCGAAGTTTGTAGTCGGCTTCAGCATTCCGATCGAATAA